The following nucleotide sequence is from Gemmatimonadota bacterium.
GAAGCGGCCCTTCTTCCAGGAGCGGGCGGGCATCTTCCAGTTCGAGACCGGGGCCGACCGCGGCACGCTCTTCTACTCCCGCCGCATCGGACTCGCGGACGGCGCGCCCGTGCGCATCCTGGGTGGCGCACGCCTGGTCGGGCGCCTCGGCGCCTGGGACGTAGGCCTGATCGAGATGCAGACGGCCGGCCTCGACAACCTGGCCGCCGAGAACTTCGGCGTGCTGCGTCTGCGCCGCCGCGTCCTGAACGCCAACTCGTTCCTGGGCGCGATGGCCACCAGCCGGATCGACGCCGACGGGGGCTACAACGCCACCTACGGCGTGGACGGCCTCTTCCGGCTCTTCGGCAACGAATACGTCACGCTGAAGTGGCTGCAGACGCTGCAGGGGGGCGACGCGGTGCGCGACGGCCTCCCGGGCGGCCTGGACGCGGCGCGCCTGGTGCTGGACTGGACGCGTCGGCAGGTGGAGGGGCTCAGCTATCAGCACGCCCTCACGTGGTCCGGTCCGGGCTACGATCCCGGGATCGGATTCGAGCCGCGCTCGGACTTCGTGCGGGGGCAGAGCGACTGGAGCTACCAGTGGTTCCCCACCGGGGCCTCGCGACTGCGGCGCGTCTGGCTGGGCGCGCAGAACAACGTCTGGGTGCGCAATGCCGACGACCGCGTGGATACGGGCCAGCTGCTGCCGTTCCTGCAGCTCGAGACCAAGCCGGGCTCGTCCATCAAGCTCTCGACCACCACGCTCTACGAGGACGTGCCCCTGGCCTTCGCGCTCTCCGACGACGCGCAGATCCCGGCCGGGACCTACTGGGCCACGGAGGGAGCGCTGGAGCTGCGCTCCGCCCGCGGCTGGACCGTCCGTCCCAACCTGACCCTGCGCGGAGGCCAGTTCTACGACGGCACCCGGGTCGGCGTCGAGACGGATTTCACCTGGCCCGCCAGCGCGCACCTGGAGCTGGGGGGCGGGTGGGAGTGGAACCGCATCCGCTTCGACGAGCGCCAGCAGTCCTTCGACTCCAACCTGCTTCGTCTCCGCGCGCAGGCGGCGGTCGACACCCGCGCCTCCATGAACGCCTTCATCCAGTACAACTCGCTCAGCGGGCAGGTCAGCACCAACGCGCGCTTCCGCTACAACTTCCGCGAGGGCCAGGACCTCTGGTTCGTCTGGAACGAGGGGCTCAACCTGGATCGGGACGTGGTGGGACTGCCCCGCCGTCCTTTCGAGGAAGCCCGCACCCTCACGGTGAAGTACACGCACACGCTCGTGTTCTGAGGTCCGTCCCGCCTTCCCCATCCGCTCGCTCGCCCAGGAGGTCCTGATGATCCCCTTCCGGCTCCGGCTCGCCGCGGCGCTGCTCGTCCTGACCCCCTTCCCCGTGGCGGCGCAGCGCGGACCCGAGGTGGCCCGCGCCTGGCGGGAGGCACACGAGGCCGAGATCCTCTCGGACTTCGTGGAGCTGCTGACCTATCCCAATCGCGCCCGCGACCTGGAGGACATCCGCCGCGCCGGTGGCTACGTGCGCGACCAGCTGCAGGCCGCGGGCGTCGAGGCCCGTCTGGTGGAGCTGGAGGGGGCTGCGCCCCTGGTGTACGGCGAGCTGCGCGTGCCCAACGCCACGCGCACGCTCGGCATCTACGTGCATTACGACGGCCAGCCGGTCAACCCGGACGAATGGACGCACCCGCCCTTCGAGCCCACGCTCTATACCGCCTCGATGGAGGCCGGCGGCACGCCGCGCCCTCTCCCGGCGTCGGGCGAGGCCGTCGATCCCGAATGGCGCGTGTATGCCCGCTCGGCAGGGGACGACAAGGCCCCCATCGCGGCCATCCTGCCCGTCCTGGCCGCCTTCCGGGAGGCCGGTGTGCAACCCACGTCCAACCTCATCTTCTTCCTCGACGGCGAGGAGGAAGCGGGTTCGCCGAACCTGGGCCGCTACATGGAGCGCATGGCGGAGCAGATCGACGAAGTGGACATCTGGCTGTTCTTCGACGGACCGGCCCACCAGAGCGGTCGTCCGCAGCTCACGTTCGGCGTGCGCGGCGCCATGGGGATGGAGGTGACCGTCTACGGCGCCACGCGCAATCTGCACTCGGGCCACTACGGCAACTGGGCCCCCGACACCGGGAACCTCCTCGCGCACCTGCTGGCGTCCATGAAGGCGCCGGACGGGGAGGTGCTGGTGGAGGGCTGGTACGACAGCGTGGCGCCGCTCGGGCCGGAGGAGCGCGCGGCGCTCGAGTCCATGCCGGACTACGATCCGGAGCTCAAGCGCGAGCTGGGGCTCGCCTGGACCGAAGGCGAGCCGGCCAGCCTTCCCGAGCGGTTGCTCCTGCCGGCGCTCACCATCCGCGGGCTCAGCGCGGCCAACACCGGTGCGCTGGCGGCGAACGTGATCCCGAACGAGGCGGTGGCCGCACTCGGCATCCGCCTGGTGAAAGGAAATGATCCGGAGCATATGCGGCAGCTGATCGTGCGCCACATCGAGCGCCAGGGCTACCACGTGGTGTCCGAGGAACCGGACATGGAGACGCGCCTGCGCTACCCGCACATCGCCAAGGTCACGGGAGGCGGCGGCTCGCCGGCCGCGCGCACGGAGATGGCCGACCCCTACGTGCAGCAGGTGATCCGCGCGGCGACCGACGCCGCCGACCGGGCCTTCGGGGAAGATGCGCTGATCCTCTCGCCCGGGATGGGCGGGACCCTGCCGCTGCATCTGTTCACGGACGTCGCGGGCAAGCCCGCCATCAACGTTCCGGTGGCCAACCACGACAACAACCAGCATGCGCCGGACGAGAACCTGCGCATCGCCAACCTCTGGTACGCGATCGATCTCTACGCCGCGTTGCTGACCATGCCGGCGCCGGCGTCGTAGGAATCGCAGGGGCCGCGGGTCATCCGGGGAGCCCGCGGGGGCTCCCCGCGGTCAGAGCCCGCGCAGGAACCGCTCGATCTGCCGCGCGTGCCGTGCCTCGTCCGCCGCCATGGCGCGCAGGCGGAACGCCAGCTCGACCTGGCCCAGCTCCTCGGCGGTGTGCGCCTGCCCGTCGTATCGCCGCGCGTCTTCGCGCTCCGAGCGCAGCGCCGACTCCAGCATGGGACGGGCGCCCTCCGGCTTGAGGAACGACGTGGGCTGGGTCGTCGGGTCTCCGCCCAGATCCACGATGACCTCCGTGAGGAAGCGCGCGTGGGCCAGCTCGTCCGCCAGATGCGGCTCGAGCAGCGCGCGCACGGCCTGGCCGACGGGCCCTTCCGCGCGACCCAGGTCGTGGATGCCGCGCAGCAGGCTTCCCAGCTCGGCGGCGAGCGCGTCGTTGAGCGAGACGAGGAACTCGGCCGTCGTGGCGCCGTCGGCCGCGCGTGCTTCGGGGTTGGGTCGGGAGGGCCAGGCCGGGGGATCGCTGGCGGGAAAGGACTCCAGCGCGGCCTCGGTGATCGGATCGCGCGCGTCGTCGGACATCGTTCCTCCACGGGTCGGAGCACCGGTCGGGCGCTCCGCGGCCGCCCGGAAGGGCCGGCGCACGGGACGTCCGCGAAAGCGGACCGTGGGGGACGGGCCCGGGTGCGGCGTCCGCGCGAGCGGCGCCGGCCCGGCCGGTCGCACCTCCGAAGCTCGACCGCGCCCGGTGCCCGGTCAACGGGCGGGCACCGACCCCGCCTCGGACCGGACCTCCGGCGTGGACCCGGACACGGACGCGGCGGCGGCATCTCGAGCCGAGCGCTGCCGTGCGCGCGGTGCGCCGCCCCGACGTGCCGTGCCGATCCGCGCTCAGCCCTGCACCAGCGCCAGCAGGCGTTCCACGGTATTCGCGTTGCGTGCGGTGCCCATGCCGAAGCCCGACAGGTCCAGCGCGCTGCGCGCCGATCCGTCCACGTAGTGCACGAAGACCTCGCGCCCGACCACGGCCCACTCCTCCGGCCCCTGGTGCGCGGCGCGCACCGCGTCCACGGCCTCGGGCGGAGGCGCGTCCCGCAGGAAGAGCGTGTGCACGAGCTTGGGGACGCGTCCGCCGTCCAGGAACGGGTTGGCGGCGATGGCGGCGGTGAGCTCCTCCGCGTCGCGCAGCAGGACCTCGCTCACGAATCCGGTCTCCGCCGCGAAAGCCGCCTCCAGGCGACGGGCCAGCGCCTCACGCCCACCTCGGGGAGCCTGGAAGACCACGTTCCCGGAGGCGAGGAACGTGCGCACGTCCGCGAGCCCCGCCGCCTCGTGCAGTCGGGCCAGGTCGGCATTGGCGATCCGGCGGCGCCCGACGTTGAGGGCGCGGTAGAGGGCGACCAGGCGCGGCATGGAGACGGCTCCGGGATGGGGGGCGGACGAAGAACGCGCCCGTGGGCAGAACGGTCGGACTCCGGCGCAGCGTGCCCCCGCTCGCGCGTCCGGGGCAAGGGGGTGGGTCCGTCCCCTTGGCCGGACCCGCGGGCCACCCCCATGTTGCGCGGTTCGCGCCGGAGAGGGTCTCCCGCGCTTCGTGCTTCGCCCGTCCGTCCGAGGTTTCCCATGCGCCGTTCCCTGCTCCTCCTCCCGCTCCTGGTCCTGCTCGCCTGCGGGGGAGAGGCCCCTCCGGCCGAGGCGCCCTCGACCGCGGCACCTGCGGCAGCCGCGGGCCAGGAGGTGCTCCGCACCGGCGACCCCTACGCCCGCGGCCTCACCGACGAGGACTTCCCGCGCATCCACGAGCTGGCCCGCAACGTCTATTCGTACGAGCAGCTCCGGTCCGCCGGGGACGAGCGCTTCACCACGGTGAGCCTGTTCGTGGTCACACCCGCGGGCGTGCTGGTGGCGGACGGCCAGGGCAGCGTGGAGGAGACGCAGCGCATGGTCGACCACATCGCCGAGATCACCGACCAGCCCATCACCCACGTGGTGATCTGCTCCGACCACGGGGACCACACGGCCGGCAACTCCGCCTTCCCCTCCACGGCGGCGTTCCTGGCGCACCCGACCTCGCAGGCCGCCCTCGAGGCCAGCCGGGCCTCCGCCCGCGAGGGCGCCCCTCCCGTGGTGATGCCCACCGAGCTGGTGGAGACGTCCCGCACGCTCGACCTGGGTGGAACGGAGATCCAGGTGCTGCACCTCGGACGCGCCCACACCGGCGGCGACCTGGTCGTGTACCTGCCGGCCGAGAAGATCCTGTTCATGAGCGAGGCCTACCTCAACCGCATCTTCCCGGCCATGCGCTCCGCCTACCCGAGCGAGTGGGTGGCGATGATCGAGCGCGCCCAGGCGATGGACGTGGACGTCTACGTGCCGGGACACGGGTTCGTGGACTCGCCGACCGTGCTGGAGGAGGAGCTGGAGACGTACAAGCAGGCCGTTCAGTCCGTGATCGCGGAGGCGCGTCGGCACCACGACGCCGGTGTGTCCGTGGACCAGGCGGCGGAGCAAGCGACCTTCGGTGACCTGGAGTCGTGGTCGCTGCGCTCCAGCCAGGGCGCCACCGCGATCCGCCGCGTCTACCTGGAGCTGGACGGCGAGCTGCCGGGAGCGTCCCGGTGAGCGCGCATCGCGTGCTCGCCGCCGCGCTGCCGGACCACGCAGCGGCTCGACCCGGCAACGACCCCATCTTCGCGCTCAACGCCGAAGCCAACCGG
It contains:
- a CDS encoding DUF5916 domain-containing protein, which gives rise to MIDALRCRFRRFAPAAVLSVLSGLAALPGSAHAQDGGLSSPAPGEALPGRLAPGGGPEAQGIVDLPRLGGPVTLDGPSDEAAWADIPPFVLTMYEPTFRGDSERRVELRVAYDDEALYVAARFWHTDARDIRAFSLTRDRWSGDDSFGILLDTFNDNENALRFVGMPLGTRMDMSITGDGQQADGGGGGLGPRNNAWNTFWDLETRITEDGWHGEMRIPFSSLRFESGPDGSVVMGMMVYAYEPARGDRWTYPAIPRSYPYTQVSVWQDVRLRDVAPRTPIYLSPYALGSAERGTVLAGDESAFLGTSDRSVEFGGDLKINPTPNLTLDLTVNTDFAAVEADQQQVNLTRFSLFFEEKRPFFQERAGIFQFETGADRGTLFYSRRIGLADGAPVRILGGARLVGRLGAWDVGLIEMQTAGLDNLAAENFGVLRLRRRVLNANSFLGAMATSRIDADGGYNATYGVDGLFRLFGNEYVTLKWLQTLQGGDAVRDGLPGGLDAARLVLDWTRRQVEGLSYQHALTWSGPGYDPGIGFEPRSDFVRGQSDWSYQWFPTGASRLRRVWLGAQNNVWVRNADDRVDTGQLLPFLQLETKPGSSIKLSTTTLYEDVPLAFALSDDAQIPAGTYWATEGALELRSARGWTVRPNLTLRGGQFYDGTRVGVETDFTWPASAHLELGGGWEWNRIRFDERQQSFDSNLLRLRAQAAVDTRASMNAFIQYNSLSGQVSTNARFRYNFREGQDLWFVWNEGLNLDRDVVGLPRRPFEEARTLTVKYTHTLVF
- a CDS encoding M20/M25/M40 family metallo-hydrolase, giving the protein MIPFRLRLAAALLVLTPFPVAAQRGPEVARAWREAHEAEILSDFVELLTYPNRARDLEDIRRAGGYVRDQLQAAGVEARLVELEGAAPLVYGELRVPNATRTLGIYVHYDGQPVNPDEWTHPPFEPTLYTASMEAGGTPRPLPASGEAVDPEWRVYARSAGDDKAPIAAILPVLAAFREAGVQPTSNLIFFLDGEEEAGSPNLGRYMERMAEQIDEVDIWLFFDGPAHQSGRPQLTFGVRGAMGMEVTVYGATRNLHSGHYGNWAPDTGNLLAHLLASMKAPDGEVLVEGWYDSVAPLGPEERAALESMPDYDPELKRELGLAWTEGEPASLPERLLLPALTIRGLSAANTGALAANVIPNEAVAALGIRLVKGNDPEHMRQLIVRHIERQGYHVVSEEPDMETRLRYPHIAKVTGGGGSPAARTEMADPYVQQVIRAATDAADRAFGEDALILSPGMGGTLPLHLFTDVAGKPAINVPVANHDNNQHAPDENLRIANLWYAIDLYAALLTMPAPAS
- a CDS encoding ferritin-like domain-containing protein; the protein is MSDDARDPITEAALESFPASDPPAWPSRPNPEARAADGATTAEFLVSLNDALAAELGSLLRGIHDLGRAEGPVGQAVRALLEPHLADELAHARFLTEVIVDLGGDPTTQPTSFLKPEGARPMLESALRSEREDARRYDGQAHTAEELGQVELAFRLRAMAADEARHARQIERFLRGL
- a CDS encoding DUF1697 domain-containing protein is translated as MPRLVALYRALNVGRRRIANADLARLHEAAGLADVRTFLASGNVVFQAPRGGREALARRLEAAFAAETGFVSEVLLRDAEELTAAIAANPFLDGGRVPKLVHTLFLRDAPPPEAVDAVRAAHQGPEEWAVVGREVFVHYVDGSARSALDLSGFGMGTARNANTVERLLALVQG
- a CDS encoding MBL fold metallo-hydrolase, whose translation is MRRSLLLLPLLVLLACGGEAPPAEAPSTAAPAAAAGQEVLRTGDPYARGLTDEDFPRIHELARNVYSYEQLRSAGDERFTTVSLFVVTPAGVLVADGQGSVEETQRMVDHIAEITDQPITHVVICSDHGDHTAGNSAFPSTAAFLAHPTSQAALEASRASAREGAPPVVMPTELVETSRTLDLGGTEIQVLHLGRAHTGGDLVVYLPAEKILFMSEAYLNRIFPAMRSAYPSEWVAMIERAQAMDVDVYVPGHGFVDSPTVLEEELETYKQAVQSVIAEARRHHDAGVSVDQAAEQATFGDLESWSLRSSQGATAIRRVYLELDGELPGASR